The following are encoded together in the Salvia hispanica cultivar TCC Black 2014 chromosome 6, UniMelb_Shisp_WGS_1.0, whole genome shotgun sequence genome:
- the LOC125195690 gene encoding acetolactate synthase 1, chloroplastic-like: MAAAASTSASPAITNNTSLLTKPKLIARFTLPSPHPSAPSPLRRRHLQISNVLFSPKTNTQPQDPPFPSRFAPDEPRKGSDVLVEALEREGVTDVFAYPGGASMEIHQALTRSDIIRNVLPRHEQGGVFAAEGYARASGVPGVCIATSGPGATNLVSGLADALLDSVPMVAITGQVPRRMIGTDAFQETPIVEVTRSITKHNYLVLDVDDIPRIVKEAFFIARSGRPGPVLIDVPKDIQQQMVVPNWNQPMRLSGYLSRLPKPPCQMLLEQIVRLVSESKKPVLYVGGGCLNSSEELRKFVELTGIPVASTLMGLGSYPGSDEDFALQMLGMHGTVYANYSVDKSDLLLAFGVRFDDRVTGKLEAFASRAKIVHIDIDSAEIGKNKQPHVSICADIKLALEGLNSILEDKVHGGGVSLDFSAWRDELKEQRIKYPLSFKTFGDAIPPQYAIQMLDELTGGNAIISTGVGQHQMWAAQFYKYNRPRQWLTSAGLGAMGFGLPAAIGAAVARPDAVVVDIDGDGSFMMNVQELATIRVENLPIKIMLLNNQHLGMVVQWEDRFYKANRAHTYLGNPSDESQIFPNMLKFAEACDIPAARVTRKEDLRAALQKMLDTPGPYLLDVIVPHQEHVLPMIPSGGAFKDVITEGDGRTKY; the protein is encoded by the coding sequence ATGGCGGCCGCCGCTTCCACCTCCGCCTCCCCAGCAATCACCAACAACACCTCTCTCCTAACCAAACCAAAGCTCATCGCACGATTCACTCTTCCATCCCCCCATCCCTCCGCCCCCTcccccctccgccgccgccaccttCAAATCTCAAACGTCCTATTTTCCCCCAAAACCAACACCCAACCTCAGGATCCCCCCTTCCCCTCCCGATTCGCCCCCGACGAGCCGCGCAAGGGCAGCGACGTCCTCGTCGAGGCCCTGGAGCGCGAGGGCGTCACCGACGTCTTCGCCTATCCCGGCGGCGCCTCCATGGAGATCCACCAGGCCCTCACGCGCTCTGACATCATCCGCAACGTCCTCCCCCGCCACGAGCAGGGCGGCGTCTTCGCCGCAGAGGGCTACGCCCGCGCCTCCGGCGTCCCCGGCGTCTGCATCGCCACCTCCGGCCCCGGCGCCACCAATCTCGTCTCTGGCCTCGCCGACGCCCTCCTCGACAGCGTCCCGATGGTCGCCATCACCGGCCAAGTCCCCCGCCGCATGATTGGCACCGATGCTTTCCAGGAAACCCCAATTGTGGAGGTAACTAGGTCAATTACGAAGCACAATTATCTCGTATTGGATGTTGATGATATTCCTAGAATTGTGAAAGAGGCCTTCTTTATAGCCCGATCCGGTAGGCCCGGCCCTGTTCTGATTGATGTTCCTAAAGATATTCAGCAGCAGATGGTTGTTCCGAATTGGAATCAGCCTATGCGATTGAGTGGTTATTTGTCTAGATTGCCTAAACCCCCTTGCCAGATGTTGTTGGAACAAATTGTTAGGTTAGTATCCGAATCGAAGAAGCCGGTGCTTTATGTAGGAGGGGGTTGTTTGAATTCGAGTGAGGAGCTGAGGAAATTCGTCGAGCTTACTGGAATTCCGGTTGCGAGCACCTTGATGGGGCTCGGTTCGTATCCTGGTTCGGATGAGGATTTCGCCTTGCAAATGCTGGGGATGCACGGCACTGTGTACGCTAATTATTCAGTGGACAAGAGTGATTTGTTGCTTGCGTTTGGGGTTAGGTTTGACGACCGTGTGACTGGTAAGCTCGAGGCGTTTGCTAGTCGGGCTAAGATTGTTCACATTGATATTGACTCGGCTGAGATTGGGAAGAATAAGCAGCCTCATGTGTCGATCTGTGCTGATATCAAGCTGGCTCTTGAGGGGTTGAATTCGATACTTGAGGATAAAGTGCACGGTGGTGGTGTTAGCCTCGACTTTTCAGCGTGGAGGGATGAGTTGAAGGAGCAAAGGATCAAATACCCCTTGAGTTTTAAGACGTTTGGAGATGCAATCCCCCCTCAATACGCAATTCAGATGCTCGACGAGTTGACAGGGGGAAATGCTATCATTAGCACGGGCGTGGGGCAGCACCAAATGTGGGCTGCGCAGTTCTACAAGTACAATAGGCCGAGGCAGTGGCTGACCTCAGCTGGTCTTGGCGCGATGGGATTTGGTCTTCCTGCAGCCATTGGAGCTGCTGTTGCGAGGCCTGATGCTGTCGTGGTGGACATTGATGGCGATGGGAGTTTCATGATGAATGTCCAAGAGCTGGCCACGATAAGAGTGGAGAACCTTCCGATCAAGATAATGCTGTTGAATAACCAGCACCTGGGCATGGTGGTGCAATGGGAGGACCGTTTCTATAAGGCCAACCGCGCCCACACTTATCTGGGAAACCCTTCGGATGAGTCGCAGATATTCCCCAACATGCTCAAGTTCGCAGAGGCCTGCGACATACCAGCAGCCCGGGTGACTAGGAAGGAAGATCTGAGGGCAGCATTGCAGAAGATGCTGGACACCCCCGGCCCGTACTTGTTGGATGTGATTGTCCCGCATCAAGAGCACGTGCTGCCTATGATTCCGAGTGGCGGTGCTTTTAAAGATGTGATCACTGAAGGCGACGGAAGAACTAAATATTGA